The Synchiropus splendidus isolate RoL2022-P1 chromosome 8, RoL_Sspl_1.0, whole genome shotgun sequence genome has a window encoding:
- the hnf1ba gene encoding hepatocyte nuclear factor 1-beta-A isoform X1 — MFSKMVSKLTSLQQELLSALLDSGVTRDVLIQALDDMDPNPPGFGVKLETLPMSPTPSGKMNGGDSDCKPVFHTLTNGHSKGKLSGDEGSEDGDDYDTPPILKELQSLNTEEAAEQRAEVERMLAEDPWRAARMIKGYMQQHNIPQREVVDITGLNQSHLSQHLNKGTPMKTQKRAALYTWYVRKQREILRQFNQAVQGSGSNMTDKGNQDPVFFYPEYNPSGQGAMGQPGDDVSEPSNKKIRRNRFKWGPASQQILYQAYERQKNPSKEEREALVEECNRAECLQRGVSPSKAQGLGSNLVTEVRVYNWFANRRKEEAFRQKLAMDAYSTPSHSINPLLSHSSPHHQTSASPPSKIPVRYSQGEVTSSTSISHHGSSAMATSQSVLQQVSPGGLDPSHSLLSPDAKMISGSGGGLPPVSTLTNIHSSHHSQQTSNLIMPLSGVMAIAQSLNTSQSQTVPVINSVAGSLAALQPVQFSQQLHSPHQQSLMQQSPSHMSQQPFMATVAHSHMYPHKQEPPQYSHPSRFPSAMVVTDTNSISTLSSMSSSKTDGAVNKMVQLGGLSWVNTILSVQSGPIYSHSHCASVCPHH, encoded by the exons ATGTTCTCTAAAATGGTATCCAAGCTGACGTCCTTGCAGCAGGAGCTGCTCAGCGCCCTGCTGGACTCAGGAGTCACCAGAGATGTTCTGATCCAGGCCCTGGATGATATGGATCCCAACCCGCCCGGATTTGGAGTTAAACTGGAGACTTTGCCCATGTCGCCGACCCCCAGCGGCAAGATGAACGGAGGAGACTCGGACTGCAAGCCCGTCTTTCACACGCTGACCAACGGCCACAGCAAGGGGAAGCTGTCCGGGGACGAGGGCTCCGAGGACGGGGACGACTACGACACTCCGCCGATCCTGAAGGAGCTGCAGTCGCTCAACACCGAGGAGGCCGCGGAGCAGAGGGCGGAGGTGGAGCGCATGTTGGC AGAGGATCCGTGGCGAGCTGCCCGCATGATCAAAGGCTACATGCAGCAGCACAACATTCCCCAACGGGAGGTTGTGGACATCACAGGACTCAACCAGTCTCACCTCTCCCAGCACCTCAACAAAGGAACGCCCATGAAAACGCAGAAGCGGGCGGCTCTGTACACCTGGTATGTCCGGAAACAGCGAGAAATACTCAGAC AGTTCAACCAGGCAGTCCAGGGTTCTGGCAGTAACATGACGGACAAAGGCAATCAGGATCCAGTGTTTTTTTACCCCGAGTACAACCCGTCCGGTCAGGGGGCGATGGGCCAGCCCGGCGATGATGTCAGCGAACCCTCCAACAAGAAAATCCGACGCAACCGCTTCAAATGGGGCCCTGCGTCTCAGCAAATTCTGTACCAGGCATATGAGCGGCAGAAGAACCCCAGCAAAGAGGAGCGGGAGGCTCTGGTGGAGGAGTGCAACAG AGCTGAGTGTCTCCAGAGAGGCGTGTCGCCGTCCAAAGCTCAGGGTTTGGGTTCAAACCTGGTGACGGAAGTTCGCGTCTACAACTGGTTCGCCAACCGTCGCAAAGAGGAGGCCTTCAGACAGAAGTTGGCCATGGACGCCTACAGCACGCCGAGTCACAGCATCAACCCTCTGCTGTCGCACAGCTCGCCGCATCACCAGACCAGCGCTTCACCTCCTAGTAAGATCCCAG TGCGATACAGCCAAGGTGAGGTGACCTCCTCCACGTCCATCAGCCACCACGGCAGCAGCGCCATGGCGACCAGCCAGTCGGTCCTTCAGCAGGTGTCTCCGGGAGGATTGGATCCCAGCCACAGTCTGCTGTCACCTGACGCTAAGATG ATCTCAGGTTCAGGCGGCGGACTTCCTCCTGTGAGCACACTGACCAACATCCACAGTTCCCATCACAGCCAGCAGACATCAAACCTCATCATGCCTCTCTCCGGAGTCATGGCCATCGCACAGA GTTTAAACACGTCGCAGTCGCAAACGGTGCCGGTGATCAACAGTGTGGCGGGCAGCCTGGCGGCGCTGCAGCCCGTGCAGTTTTCTCAGCAGCTCCACAGTCCACACCAGCAGAGTCTGATGCAGCAGTCGCCCAGTCACATGAGCCAGCAGCCGTTCATGGCCACTgtcgcacactcacaca TGTATCCTCACAAGCAGGAGCCCCCACAGTACTCGCACCCCTCGCGGTTCCCCTCAGCCATGGTGGTCACAGACACCAACAGCATCAGCACCCTCAGCTCCATGTCCTCCAGCAAGACG GACGGTGCTGTAAACAAGATGGTGCAACTCGGGGGTCTCTCCTGGGTAAATACAATTTTATCAGTTCAGTCCGGACCAATCTACTCACACAGCCACTGTGCATCTGTTTGTCCACACCACTGA
- the hnf1ba gene encoding hepatocyte nuclear factor 1-beta-A isoform X2 has protein sequence MFSKMVSKLTSLQQELLSALLDSGVTRDVLIQALDDMDPNPPGFGVKLETLPMSPTPSGKMNGGDSDCKPVFHTLTNGHSKGKLSGDEGSEDGDDYDTPPILKELQSLNTEEAAEQRAEVERMLAEDPWRAARMIKGYMQQHNIPQREVVDITGLNQSHLSQHLNKGTPMKTQKRAALYTWYVRKQREILRQFNQAVQGSGSNMTDKGNQDPVFFYPEYNPSGQGAMGQPGDDVSEPSNKKIRRNRFKWGPASQQILYQAYERQKNPSKEEREALVEECNRAECLQRGVSPSKAQGLGSNLVTEVRVYNWFANRRKEEAFRQKLAMDAYSTPSHSINPLLSHSSPHHQTSASPPMRYSQGEVTSSTSISHHGSSAMATSQSVLQQVSPGGLDPSHSLLSPDAKMISGSGGGLPPVSTLTNIHSSHHSQQTSNLIMPLSGVMAIAQSLNTSQSQTVPVINSVAGSLAALQPVQFSQQLHSPHQQSLMQQSPSHMSQQPFMATVAHSHMYPHKQEPPQYSHPSRFPSAMVVTDTNSISTLSSMSSSKTDGAVNKMVQLGGLSWVNTILSVQSGPIYSHSHCASVCPHH, from the exons ATGTTCTCTAAAATGGTATCCAAGCTGACGTCCTTGCAGCAGGAGCTGCTCAGCGCCCTGCTGGACTCAGGAGTCACCAGAGATGTTCTGATCCAGGCCCTGGATGATATGGATCCCAACCCGCCCGGATTTGGAGTTAAACTGGAGACTTTGCCCATGTCGCCGACCCCCAGCGGCAAGATGAACGGAGGAGACTCGGACTGCAAGCCCGTCTTTCACACGCTGACCAACGGCCACAGCAAGGGGAAGCTGTCCGGGGACGAGGGCTCCGAGGACGGGGACGACTACGACACTCCGCCGATCCTGAAGGAGCTGCAGTCGCTCAACACCGAGGAGGCCGCGGAGCAGAGGGCGGAGGTGGAGCGCATGTTGGC AGAGGATCCGTGGCGAGCTGCCCGCATGATCAAAGGCTACATGCAGCAGCACAACATTCCCCAACGGGAGGTTGTGGACATCACAGGACTCAACCAGTCTCACCTCTCCCAGCACCTCAACAAAGGAACGCCCATGAAAACGCAGAAGCGGGCGGCTCTGTACACCTGGTATGTCCGGAAACAGCGAGAAATACTCAGAC AGTTCAACCAGGCAGTCCAGGGTTCTGGCAGTAACATGACGGACAAAGGCAATCAGGATCCAGTGTTTTTTTACCCCGAGTACAACCCGTCCGGTCAGGGGGCGATGGGCCAGCCCGGCGATGATGTCAGCGAACCCTCCAACAAGAAAATCCGACGCAACCGCTTCAAATGGGGCCCTGCGTCTCAGCAAATTCTGTACCAGGCATATGAGCGGCAGAAGAACCCCAGCAAAGAGGAGCGGGAGGCTCTGGTGGAGGAGTGCAACAG AGCTGAGTGTCTCCAGAGAGGCGTGTCGCCGTCCAAAGCTCAGGGTTTGGGTTCAAACCTGGTGACGGAAGTTCGCGTCTACAACTGGTTCGCCAACCGTCGCAAAGAGGAGGCCTTCAGACAGAAGTTGGCCATGGACGCCTACAGCACGCCGAGTCACAGCATCAACCCTCTGCTGTCGCACAGCTCGCCGCATCACCAGACCAGCGCTTCACCTCCTA TGCGATACAGCCAAGGTGAGGTGACCTCCTCCACGTCCATCAGCCACCACGGCAGCAGCGCCATGGCGACCAGCCAGTCGGTCCTTCAGCAGGTGTCTCCGGGAGGATTGGATCCCAGCCACAGTCTGCTGTCACCTGACGCTAAGATG ATCTCAGGTTCAGGCGGCGGACTTCCTCCTGTGAGCACACTGACCAACATCCACAGTTCCCATCACAGCCAGCAGACATCAAACCTCATCATGCCTCTCTCCGGAGTCATGGCCATCGCACAGA GTTTAAACACGTCGCAGTCGCAAACGGTGCCGGTGATCAACAGTGTGGCGGGCAGCCTGGCGGCGCTGCAGCCCGTGCAGTTTTCTCAGCAGCTCCACAGTCCACACCAGCAGAGTCTGATGCAGCAGTCGCCCAGTCACATGAGCCAGCAGCCGTTCATGGCCACTgtcgcacactcacaca TGTATCCTCACAAGCAGGAGCCCCCACAGTACTCGCACCCCTCGCGGTTCCCCTCAGCCATGGTGGTCACAGACACCAACAGCATCAGCACCCTCAGCTCCATGTCCTCCAGCAAGACG GACGGTGCTGTAAACAAGATGGTGCAACTCGGGGGTCTCTCCTGGGTAAATACAATTTTATCAGTTCAGTCCGGACCAATCTACTCACACAGCCACTGTGCATCTGTTTGTCCACACCACTGA
- the LOC128763985 gene encoding mth938 domain-containing protein-like, whose amino-acid sequence MSSPEIVSLSWGEMKVQGSSCSYKDCKVWPGGSRAWDWRETGTRHVPGVQPADLDEVLKSGVDTLVIGRGMNEVLQVPPATVNFVTQKGVDVRVLQTEKAVAEYNCLVTQGAKVGGVFHSTC is encoded by the exons ATGTCTTCACCAGAGATCGTGTCCCTGTCCTGGGGCGAGATGAAGGTCCAGGGAAGCTCCTGCTCTTACAAAGACTGCAAAGTCTGGCCGGGAGGCAGCCGGGCCTGGGACTGGAGGGAGACCGGCACTCGG CATGTTCCAGGAGTCCAGCCGGCCGATCTGGACGAAGTCCTGAAGTCTGGTGTGGACACGCTGGTGATAGGACGCGGCATGAATGAAGTTCTCCAG GTTCCGCCAGCCACCGTGAACTTTGTGACCCAGAAGGGGGTGGACGTCCGAGTCCTACAGACGGAGAAGGCAGTGGCGGAGTATAATTGCCTGGTGACCCAGGGCGCTAAAGTGGGCGGAGTCTTCCACTCCACCTGCTGA
- the LOC128763668 gene encoding mth938 domain-containing protein, whose translation MSSPTIASLSWGHMKVKGCSSSYKDCKVWPGGSRTWDWRETGTDHYPGVQPADLEEVLRKGVDLLVIGRGMSEALQVPPSTLDFVKQKGVQVQVLQTEKAVAEYNKLAEQGAKVGGVFHSTC comes from the exons ATGTCCTCCCCGACGATCGCCTCTCTGTCCTGGGGTCACATGAAGGTGAAGGGCTGCTCGTCCAGCTACAAAGACTGTAAAGTCTGGCCTGGAGGCAGCCGGACTTGGGACTGGAGAGAGACCGGGACTGAT CATTATCCTGGAGTCCAGCCGGCCGACCTGGAGGAGGTGCTGAGGAAGGGAGTGGACCTGCTGGTCATCGGCCGCGGCATGAGCGAGGCTCTTCAG GTTCCTCCCTCCACTCTGGACTTCGTCAAACAGAAAGGGGTCCAGGTCCAAGTGCTGCAGACAGAAAAGGCCGTGGCTGAGTACAACAAACTGGCCGAACAAGGAGCCAAAGTGGGCGGAGTCTTCCACTCTACCTGCTGA